The Aspergillus flavus chromosome 2, complete sequence region GCTGGTCGCAGTTCGAAAATATAAGCCCTGCAAGAGGCTCTGGCCGTGTTCTCTTCTGTACTCCATCATTATCAGGATATCGCGATGTTTCCCCAGACTTGGCACGTGAGGTCACATGAATACACGTGATGAGATAATTGGTGATCTGGATTAACGATTGCCGAATATAGTAAGCGATTGGCAAGTGGAGATCCTTCATTCGATGTAAACTGAAATTCTACTGCTTATCTACCAATGCTGCCAGTATCACCACGAGTTGGCCCGCGTTACCTATGGGCATCATGGCTAGACGTTTCATAGTCCTCCCTACGAATCAAAGCCACTCATAATGCAATGCAGGTGGCTTTACTCTCCCTATGCCGCTCGCTAGGGATGcgcatacatacatccatggGTGGCCGCATTCTTATCTACTCGACGAGATAGGTTTCTTCACCCGTCAACATTCCGGGTGGCGAAGTGCGTTGCTTCCgtttttctatctttttgTTGTGGGTATGTAAATGGCTCGTCACACTGACGGCGGAGATATCCGAAAACGTCATGCAGTCCAGCTGCGAACGGCAGCCCGAAGGCAGTGCCATGGAGAAAAGTCTGAATTCAACAAGATATCAAGGGAGGAATACAACCACTATACAGGAACAGGGAGAAaatttttctcttcaccgCAACCACTTTATGAGGTGTGGCAGCAGTGGAAGCGACTATCACGGCCAACCATGCGACCTGTCAAACATTCCGCTTGAAACCATCGAATTCAATCCTTGCATTCCATGGATTTAGCTGCAATACTTTAGATTCTGTCTCGACCGCGCAATTTAATCAAGATGTTTTGTTCATTTCATCTCTGAGCCCCGATTTTCTTGTTGTAAAGCAGTTCCTGTTACTTCGCCATGTGTATGGTCCATATGAGTGTTACTTTCGAAAACGCCGTGTTATTGTCCTCGATACCGTTGATTGGAACCGAATCCACCTTTCACAGTATATGCGAGAAACAAAAAACCAATAATGTCTCCACCTGCTGCTGCGAAATCTCTCACCACAGCTGCCACGCTCTTTCCAGGTCCAGGGAGAGCGATAAACACTTCTTCATCGGCCAACGTACGTCTCAAGGGTCTCCACATATTGTATGAAGGGAAATTCTTACATTGAACGACAGGACAGCGCGAGCTTCCGTTTCGTAGTGGATGGTACGGTTCGAACACTGTCCTCCCAAAGTACTCCAGGAAATGCCCCAATACGAGGACTCTTGTTCGTTCCTAGTCTCGATGTTGAGGATTCGTGCAACAATCTCACCGCTCCATTCATACCTCCCAATGTCACCCGCCATCCCGACGTGGATAGATTCAGGTTTCAGACCATAGGCCTTGCGCCATGGGTGAACGCTAAGTGTGCTGAGTCGTTCATTGACGCCTCGCAGCGCGTAGGTTCCGATGCGCTAGTGTTCTACTTGCCTGCGAGCAATAATACCAAACCGCCGCCAGCTGAAGATCCGGCGTGGTCATTGAGGGACGGTGGGGATTGGAAGAACCGAAACATCCTCCCCGTGTATGCGATTCCTGGTCCAGCGGGTGTGACTCTCATGAATCAGCTGGCATGGTATTCGGGGAACACAAGCCATGCGTACAATGGTCACAATGCTTCCGCCTCTGTGACAGGTCGGCCTGACATACGGCTGCTTAGCCTTATTGATTTTGGTAATACTAAGTGTTCCAATTGTCATCCGTGACGAATGCTAATAAGTGGTCTTTAGAGAGGGATCAAGGTAAAATGCCCAGTCTCTGGGGGTTCATTCTTGCCATCTTAGGGACAATCTTGGTTCTCAGCATGATTGTTCTGCTTTGTTACCAACTGGTACAGAAGAGGCGTCGGGAGAGGCTGCAACGGAGGATTGAGTCTGGAGAGGCAGACATGGAGATGCTGGGTCTGCACCTCATGAAAGTCCCACAGGAGATCTTGGATACACTGCCGATATACACATATCCGGATTGGAGCGCATTGGGTGATACCCCCGAGTCCAACGACAAGAGTTCCTTACGGTCcaaagaagtccaagaatacacggaggaaaaggagaaaacaGACACAAATCCCGACGCCATCACAGCGGACGGGGTACGGGATGACAAgcaagaaagccaagaaaaagaagagccgGGAGACGAACAATCATCAGGCGATGCCAACAACTCCCCCAGCGCGCCGTCCCGTTCGTCGTCAATCAGCACCTGTGCCAAAGGCCGCCCTCCCAAGCTCAAGAG contains the following coding sequences:
- a CDS encoding RING finger domain protein translates to MSPPAAAKSLTTAATLFPGPGRAINTSSSANDSASFRFVVDGTVRTLSSQSTPGNAPIRGLLFVPSLDVEDSCNNLTAPFIPPNVTRHPDVDRFRFQTIGLAPWVNAKCAESFIDASQRVGSDALVFYLPASNNTKPPPAEDPAWSLRDGGDWKNRNILPVYAIPGPAGVTLMNQLAWYSGNTSHAYNGHNASASVTGRPDIRLLSLIDFERDQGKMPSLWGFILAILGTILVLSMIVLLCYQLVQKRRRERLQRRIESGEADMEMLGLHLMKVPQEILDTLPIYTYPDWSALGDTPESNDKSSLRSKEVQEYTEEKEKTDTNPDAITADGVRDDKQESQEKEEPGDEQSSGDANNSPSAPSRSSSISTCAKGRPPKLKRLSHSQTTCAICLEDFVPHESTVRELTCSHIFHVECIDASLTRNSCLCPMCKKSVFPPGYYPVPITNRVVHRDFMMRRANSA